The proteins below are encoded in one region of Macrococcus armenti:
- a CDS encoding glycosyl hydrolase family 28-related protein: MELLKKVNVLNCGVKGKNIIFDTIGFQRALNIAKQHPVKIYVPKGKYYISKELVIYNHTYLQLHKDAEIIRMSPFALLKNGNKGDQYKGYEGNGFITIEGGTFNQNGHLLNYNNTIMSLGHAREITIKDVTFKNVVQGHAIDACGLDGFKVSGCKFLGFRDDSGERAFSEAIQIDLQLKDSFPKFGAYDATPTKNVIIENCYFGNSGDPSMKPWNRAIGSHASHHEVYYENITVRNNTFEGMGDYALTFLKSKVLHIHDNEFIDCAGGIRYRSTKSGKYTTDLSGHVHKGEAGELTVIRCNTFKGIKDKHAILFQSYEGAKNKDIYIVDNDFEGDSCSVKIGQASHVVCAQNKNLKNIKKEEVDDFFDVIEVASENVGEK, from the coding sequence GTGGAATTATTGAAAAAAGTAAACGTATTAAATTGTGGCGTAAAAGGGAAAAATATCATCTTTGATACGATAGGGTTTCAGCGAGCACTAAATATTGCGAAGCAACACCCCGTAAAAATATATGTTCCAAAAGGTAAGTATTATATATCTAAAGAGCTTGTCATTTATAATCATACGTACTTACAACTGCATAAAGATGCAGAAATTATTAGAATGAGCCCATTTGCACTTCTTAAAAATGGCAATAAAGGTGATCAGTATAAAGGATACGAAGGCAATGGATTTATTACGATAGAAGGTGGGACGTTTAATCAGAACGGACACTTACTGAACTATAACAACACAATAATGTCGCTTGGACATGCACGTGAAATTACGATAAAAGATGTGACATTTAAAAACGTCGTACAAGGACATGCAATAGATGCATGTGGACTAGATGGATTTAAAGTATCAGGATGTAAGTTTCTTGGATTTCGAGATGATAGTGGGGAACGTGCATTCAGTGAAGCGATACAAATTGATTTGCAGCTGAAAGACTCATTTCCGAAGTTTGGAGCATATGATGCAACACCGACGAAAAATGTTATTATCGAAAACTGCTATTTCGGAAACTCAGGAGATCCGTCAATGAAACCGTGGAACCGTGCGATTGGCTCACATGCGAGTCACCATGAAGTTTACTATGAGAATATAACAGTGCGAAACAATACATTCGAAGGAATGGGCGATTATGCACTGACATTCCTGAAATCAAAAGTACTGCATATTCACGATAATGAATTTATCGACTGTGCAGGTGGTATTCGATACCGTTCAACAAAAAGTGGTAAGTATACGACAGACTTATCCGGCCATGTGCATAAAGGAGAAGCGGGAGAGCTTACAGTTATTAGGTGCAACACATTCAAAGGTATTAAAGATAAACACGCGATACTATTCCAGAGCTATGAAGGCGCAAAAAATAAAGATATATATATCGTTGATAACGACTTTGAAGGTGATTCATGTTCCGTTAAGATAGGACAGGCATCGCATGTCGTATGCGCACAAAATAAAAACTTGAAAAATATAAAAAAAGAAGAAGTAGATGACTTCTTTGATGTGATTGAAGTAGCATCAGAGAATGTAGGGGAGAAGTGA
- a CDS encoding cysteine hydrolase family protein, producing the protein MKDALIIVDYSYDFVALDGKLTCGEPAIALESALAAKWEQYVNADKPVYVLMDLHFENDTHHPESKLFPPHNIEGTDGRKLYGKLDALYQRDKENDNVYWLDKRRYSAFSGTPLHQLLTERGIHNIELTGVCTDICVLHTAMDGYNLGYEMYVDERAVTSFNATGHAYALEHFKNVLGMTVDSAE; encoded by the coding sequence TTGAAGGATGCTTTAATTATTGTAGATTATTCGTATGACTTCGTTGCGCTTGATGGTAAATTGACTTGTGGTGAACCGGCAATTGCTTTAGAATCAGCACTTGCTGCTAAGTGGGAGCAATATGTGAATGCCGATAAACCGGTATATGTACTGATGGATTTACATTTTGAAAATGATACGCATCACCCTGAATCGAAGCTTTTCCCTCCTCATAATATTGAGGGCACAGATGGTAGAAAGTTATACGGAAAGCTTGATGCGTTATATCAAAGAGATAAAGAGAACGACAATGTCTACTGGTTAGATAAACGTCGCTATAGCGCATTCAGTGGTACACCACTGCATCAGTTACTGACTGAACGTGGTATTCACAATATCGAACTTACAGGTGTATGTACGGATATTTGCGTATTACATACTGCAATGGATGGTTATAATTTAGGCTATGAGATGTACGTTGACGAACGTGCAGTCACGTCGTTCAATGCGACAGGTCACGCATATGCACTGGAACACTTCAAAAATGTATTAGGCATGACTGTAGATAGCGCCGAATAA
- a CDS encoding manganese-dependent inorganic pyrophosphatase yields MTILTFGHQNPDTDTITSALVMADLQKALGKDIEAVRLGDINGETEYALNNFGVAAPRLIEKLNKEEVILVDHNEFQQSASGIEEATILMVVDHHRIANFETAGPLYYRAEPVGCTATILRKMYKENDVEIKPEIAGLMLSAIISDTLLFKSPTCTDEDIKAAEALAEIANIDLQSYGLEMLKAGASTKDKTAEELLNIDAKSFAMGDHEVRVAQVNTVDIDEVLARQDELEQAINAETAQEGYALFVLVVTDILNSNSKVLALGQQQPAVEKAFNVALDQNTALLEGVVSRKKQVVPQLTAALTE; encoded by the coding sequence ATGACAATTTTAACTTTTGGACATCAAAATCCAGATACAGACACAATCACTTCAGCTTTAGTAATGGCTGACTTACAAAAAGCTTTAGGAAAAGATATTGAAGCTGTACGTTTAGGCGATATTAACGGCGAAACTGAATATGCATTAAATAACTTCGGCGTAGCAGCACCACGCTTAATCGAAAAGCTGAATAAGGAAGAAGTTATTTTAGTTGACCATAACGAATTCCAGCAATCAGCTTCTGGTATTGAAGAGGCAACAATCTTAATGGTAGTAGACCACCACCGTATCGCAAACTTCGAAACTGCTGGTCCACTTTACTACCGTGCTGAGCCTGTAGGATGTACGGCAACGATTTTACGTAAGATGTACAAAGAAAACGATGTAGAAATCAAACCTGAGATTGCTGGTTTAATGTTATCTGCAATCATTTCAGATACTTTATTATTCAAGTCACCAACTTGTACAGATGAAGATATAAAAGCTGCTGAAGCTTTAGCTGAAATTGCAAACATCGACCTTCAGTCATACGGTCTTGAAATGTTAAAAGCAGGTGCATCAACGAAAGATAAAACTGCTGAAGAACTATTAAATATCGATGCCAAGTCTTTCGCTATGGGTGATCACGAAGTACGTGTTGCACAAGTAAACACTGTAGATATCGACGAAGTGCTTGCACGTCAGGATGAACTTGAACAAGCAATTAACGCTGAAACTGCTCAAGAAGGTTATGCATTATTCGTACTTGTTGTGACGGATATCTTAAATTCTAACTCTAAAGTTTTAGCACTAGGCCAACAACAACCTGCAGTGGAAAAAGCATTCAATGTAGCACTTGATCAAAACACAGCATTATTAGAAGGCGTTGTGTCTCGTAAGAAGCAAGTTGTTCCACAATTAACAGCTGCACTTACTGAATAA
- a CDS encoding GNAT family N-acetyltransferase, with protein MEILQGENKFYVGNAASPDAEITFQRSGDAIVIDHTFTDPKLRGQGVAKALVERAVQYARDNNLKVTPLCSYARVVMERDPAMQSLIK; from the coding sequence ATGGAAATATTGCAAGGAGAAAATAAATTTTATGTTGGAAATGCTGCATCACCTGATGCTGAAATTACGTTTCAACGTTCTGGTGATGCCATCGTAATCGACCATACATTTACAGATCCTAAATTACGTGGTCAGGGCGTTGCGAAAGCACTTGTTGAACGTGCTGTTCAATATGCGCGCGACAACAACTTAAAAGTTACACCGCTTTGTTCTTATGCGCGTGTCGTAATGGAAAGAGATCCTGCAATGCAATCATTAATTAAATAA
- a CDS encoding Gfo/Idh/MocA family protein: MKFGIIGTNWITDRFIEAGKVTEGFELHSVYSRTMDRAKAFSERHNFPNYTDNFDTFLADDALEAIYIATPNIYHHQQAIQAMNHKKHVLSEKPITTSLKNFNLMVQAQENNGVHFMEAMKSIYSPAYLKLKTWIDEIGTVRRVNFHYNQYSSRFDKYKSGIIENAFKPELGNGALMDLGVYTISPLVDLFGYPKTVQATGKILSTGADCQGTVICNYHNMTALLSFSKIIDSHLPSEIIGEEGIITIDKISAPSHIVKMNRAGEVIDTFSCDGLPMQYEIAHFIKAINEGSNDFNIETSSKTMQLIDEIKVQMDLLF, from the coding sequence ATGAAATTTGGAATTATCGGAACGAACTGGATTACAGATCGTTTTATTGAAGCGGGTAAAGTTACGGAAGGTTTCGAACTTCACAGCGTGTACTCAAGAACAATGGATAGGGCGAAGGCATTTAGCGAACGCCATAACTTTCCGAATTATACCGATAACTTTGATACGTTTTTAGCAGATGACGCATTAGAGGCAATCTATATTGCTACACCAAATATATATCATCATCAGCAGGCGATTCAAGCAATGAATCATAAGAAACACGTGCTTTCTGAAAAGCCGATTACGACTTCTTTAAAGAACTTTAATTTAATGGTCCAGGCACAGGAAAATAATGGCGTGCATTTTATGGAAGCGATGAAAAGTATATATTCACCAGCATATTTAAAGCTAAAAACATGGATTGATGAAATCGGTACAGTAAGACGTGTTAATTTTCATTATAACCAATATTCTTCAAGATTTGATAAATATAAATCGGGCATTATCGAAAATGCATTCAAACCGGAGTTAGGGAATGGTGCTTTAATGGATTTAGGGGTGTATACGATTAGCCCACTCGTTGATTTATTTGGATATCCTAAAACCGTTCAGGCAACTGGAAAGATATTATCGACAGGTGCGGATTGCCAAGGTACAGTAATTTGTAACTATCATAATATGACGGCGCTTTTATCATTTTCGAAAATTATTGATAGTCATTTACCATCAGAAATTATCGGTGAAGAAGGAATCATTACAATCGATAAAATTTCGGCGCCATCTCACATCGTAAAGATGAATCGCGCAGGGGAAGTAATCGATACATTCAGCTGTGACGGACTACCGATGCAATATGAGATTGCGCATTTTATTAAAGCGATCAATGAAGGCAGTAATGACTTTAATATTGAGACTTCGAGCAAAACGATGCAGCTTATTGACGAAATAAAAGTTCAGATGGATTTATTGTTTTAA
- a CDS encoding aldehyde dehydrogenase, protein MINSKLSHIRDFFDTDATKDVKFRKKYLKALKKAIKKYESEVLEALASDLGKNKVEAYATEVGFVRKELSFVLKELKGWTKTKSVTTPMMQFPAKSFIQYEPYGTVLVIGPFNYPFQLVMSPLIGALAAGNCAVVKPSEMTPATSEVIQRIIEEVFPENYVTVIQGEKEVTSALLDERFDYIFFTGSTRVGQIVYEKASKHLTPVTLELGGKSPVIIDETANLKVAAERVAFGKFMNAGQTCVAPDYVLVHNKVKMKFVKALQTTIHEFYGSNIEQSEDFGRIVNEHHFNRLKEIIDNDHRFIIYGGNNNRAERFIEPTVMLDPSMESAAMQDEIFGPVLPVIGYDDMDEVYRTIKQFEKPLALYLFSEDDDQVETVFSKLSFGGGCVNDTILHLANPNLPFGGVGHSGIGHYHGKYSFECFSHTKSYITKSTKLESGLLFPPYKGKFKYVKQLFK, encoded by the coding sequence ATGATAAATTCCAAACTTTCGCATATACGTGATTTCTTTGACACAGATGCGACGAAAGATGTAAAATTCAGAAAGAAATATTTGAAAGCATTAAAGAAAGCGATTAAGAAATATGAAAGCGAAGTTCTTGAAGCACTGGCAAGCGATCTCGGGAAGAATAAAGTTGAAGCTTATGCGACAGAAGTAGGTTTCGTACGCAAAGAACTTTCATTTGTGTTAAAGGAATTAAAAGGCTGGACGAAAACAAAGTCAGTGACAACACCGATGATGCAGTTTCCTGCAAAAAGTTTCATTCAATATGAACCTTATGGCACTGTGCTTGTGATCGGTCCATTTAATTATCCGTTCCAGCTTGTTATGTCCCCTCTTATCGGTGCACTCGCTGCAGGTAACTGCGCTGTTGTTAAACCTTCTGAGATGACACCCGCTACAAGTGAAGTGATTCAGCGTATTATCGAAGAAGTATTTCCGGAAAATTACGTCACTGTTATTCAAGGAGAAAAAGAAGTTACATCTGCACTGCTTGATGAACGTTTTGATTATATTTTCTTTACGGGTAGTACACGCGTCGGACAAATTGTATACGAGAAAGCGAGCAAGCACTTAACTCCAGTAACACTTGAACTTGGCGGAAAGAGCCCTGTCATCATTGATGAGACAGCTAATCTTAAAGTCGCTGCAGAACGCGTCGCTTTCGGTAAGTTTATGAATGCCGGACAAACTTGTGTCGCACCAGACTACGTGCTTGTACATAATAAAGTAAAGATGAAGTTCGTAAAAGCTTTACAGACAACCATTCATGAATTTTATGGTAGTAATATTGAGCAGAGCGAGGATTTCGGCCGTATCGTAAACGAGCACCATTTCAATAGATTAAAAGAAATAATCGATAACGATCACCGCTTCATTATTTATGGTGGTAATAATAATCGAGCAGAACGTTTTATTGAACCGACTGTAATGCTTGATCCTTCAATGGAATCAGCAGCGATGCAGGATGAAATATTCGGTCCAGTATTGCCGGTTATCGGCTACGATGATATGGACGAAGTATATCGCACAATTAAACAATTCGAAAAACCGCTCGCACTGTATTTATTTTCAGAAGATGATGACCAGGTTGAAACAGTATTCAGCAAACTTTCATTCGGTGGAGGATGCGTGAATGACACAATTCTGCATTTAGCTAACCCGAATTTACCGTTCGGCGGCGTAGGACACTCAGGCATCGGACATTATCACGGCAAGTACTCATTCGAATGTTTCAGCCATACGAAAAGCTATATTACAAAAAGCACTAAACTAGAATCAGGACTTTTATTCCCACCATACAAAGGCAAATTCAAATATGTGAAACAACTGTTTAAATAA
- a CDS encoding nuclease-related domain-containing protein translates to MILQHRKMDDELVYKLQIARRKKVNSNELKELEYKLRGYFGEVAFDKLSDNALVEGIMLRNLKYKVNGPIFQIDSLIFMNGTLYLFEVKDFSADLHYTDGKYFYEDGKPSTRINEQKIRTPNLFTTLLNNHQINHSFHYYNVFINPTHKIYGYKPTDKILEHSRISKFINENSRLPISTYDLECCEYLLRVQDNSDPFNYRSPQVFSHLKKGVLCKCMKSFYEKSSNRRYTCLSCNHTINCDELLIKAIEEIKIIFPGERITMHILNIWTGNVMSREKIRLFLNKYYMRHRMGSIIYYE, encoded by the coding sequence ATGATATTACAACATCGAAAAATGGATGATGAACTTGTTTATAAATTACAAATCGCCAGAAGAAAAAAAGTAAATTCCAATGAGCTTAAAGAACTTGAATATAAGTTGAGAGGATATTTCGGTGAAGTGGCTTTCGATAAATTATCGGATAATGCACTGGTCGAAGGTATTATGCTGAGAAATTTAAAATATAAGGTTAATGGTCCTATATTTCAGATTGATAGTTTGATTTTCATGAATGGCACATTATACTTATTCGAAGTAAAAGATTTTTCAGCTGATTTACACTATACAGATGGAAAATATTTTTATGAAGATGGAAAACCAAGCACCAGAATAAATGAACAGAAAATACGTACGCCTAATTTATTCACAACTTTATTAAATAATCATCAAATAAACCACAGTTTTCACTACTACAATGTATTTATTAATCCCACTCACAAAATATACGGCTACAAGCCGACCGATAAAATTCTGGAACATTCCAGAATCAGTAAATTTATCAATGAGAATAGTCGACTTCCTATAAGTACATATGATTTAGAATGTTGTGAGTACTTATTACGTGTTCAAGATAACTCTGACCCTTTTAATTACAGATCTCCTCAAGTTTTCTCACATTTAAAAAAAGGTGTTTTATGTAAATGCATGAAGTCTTTTTACGAAAAAAGTTCCAATAGGCGATATACATGTCTTTCATGTAATCATACGATTAATTGTGACGAGCTTCTAATAAAGGCTATCGAGGAAATAAAAATAATTTTCCCTGGAGAACGTATTACGATGCATATTTTAAATATCTGGACCGGGAATGTAATGAGTAGAGAAAAAATCCGATTGTTTTTAAACAAATACTATATGCGACATCGTATGGGTAGTATTATTTATTATGAGTGA
- a CDS encoding lactonase family protein, producing the protein MTKIKGLLGSYTKNDGKGIYTFEIDTDLNKITSVETGYEVSASTYIQQSGDKLYGIKKSEHGAGIQSYQMGTQLTVINDLLESTDSGCHLWVSHDGKYLLEAVYGPGLVRLYALDEKGAVERLIDTHQQQGSGLNKERQDNAHTHYIQETHDGYAVAVDLGTDEVITFMFGEDGFKQVSVLNVEPGMGPRHLVFHENGKYAYLFTELSNEVVVLSYSDGKFDMLEKYSALPEDFTGHSQGAAVRMSHDQQFVYVSNRGHQSIAVFKVLGEGSALEYVEIVATQGDWPRDFNIDASDTYLVCAHERDGVLSLFERNKQTGRLTLLDDQARAPEAVCVQFVK; encoded by the coding sequence ATGACTAAAATTAAAGGTTTGTTAGGATCTTACACGAAAAATGACGGTAAAGGCATATACACATTTGAAATCGATACCGACTTAAATAAGATTACGTCTGTAGAGACAGGATACGAAGTAAGTGCTTCAACTTACATTCAGCAATCAGGAGATAAGTTATATGGTATTAAAAAGTCTGAGCACGGTGCGGGAATTCAAAGTTACCAGATGGGTACACAGCTAACGGTCATCAATGACTTGCTGGAATCGACAGATAGTGGCTGTCATCTATGGGTAAGTCACGATGGTAAATATTTGTTAGAAGCGGTGTATGGACCGGGCTTAGTAAGATTATATGCACTGGATGAAAAAGGTGCTGTAGAGAGATTAATAGATACACATCAACAGCAAGGCAGTGGGCTGAACAAAGAGCGTCAGGATAATGCACATACGCATTACATTCAGGAAACGCATGATGGATATGCAGTTGCAGTAGATCTGGGAACAGATGAAGTGATTACATTCATGTTTGGAGAAGACGGGTTTAAGCAAGTCAGTGTATTAAACGTAGAACCAGGTATGGGACCGAGACACCTTGTGTTTCATGAAAACGGGAAATACGCATACTTGTTCACCGAGTTGAGCAATGAAGTCGTTGTGTTATCTTACAGCGATGGTAAGTTTGACATGCTGGAGAAATATTCGGCACTACCTGAAGACTTTACAGGTCATTCACAAGGTGCAGCGGTGCGAATGAGCCATGACCAGCAGTTTGTTTATGTATCAAATCGTGGACACCAGTCTATTGCGGTGTTCAAAGTGCTGGGTGAAGGTTCGGCACTTGAGTATGTTGAAATTGTTGCAACACAAGGTGACTGGCCACGTGATTTTAATATTGATGCAAGCGACACATATTTAGTATGTGCGCATGAACGTGATGGTGTGTTAAGTTTGTTCGAGCGTAATAAACAGACAGGTCGATTAACATTGTTAGATGATCAAGCACGCGCACCTGAAGCAGTATGTGTACAGTTTGTTAAATAA
- a CDS encoding aminotransferase class I/II-fold pyridoxal phosphate-dependent enzyme, translating into MIHTHYNKAVHSIDKVKHHTTPLFTALKKYENEQVTSFDVPGHKRGLDPDYALNYYGLRTLRHDVNSMPTLDNFDHPTSVIHDAQALMADLFLAEEAHFLLNGTTSGIQAMILSTLKPKDKLLLPRNVHKSVLNAMALADVTPVYMVPEFDTEYGIAHNISVETVRKTITEHPDAKALFIMNPTYFGAVSDLKEIVDIAHNAGIPVLVDEAHGAHYRFSEHLPLSSMEAGADMAATSLHKTGGSFTQTSVLLFNSKLINKHKVKSIINMLTSTSASFLLMSSLDIARQHLALYGEEKINNVLALVQSFKQKINKIPGFYMLEQEKFHTKYKQQLDETKLTIYIDHRLDLSGFEVYHLLRSDYDIQMELAEPNIVMGIVSFMDNEHELNKLYDALTNISHHHFKPDKPFVPPILKQMSIPMQKMGLRDVFYSETKVVQIEDALNEVCAESLMIYPPGIPILMAGEMITQEVIDYWKFINDQPIIKIGAENNNEVFIIDKKGDN; encoded by the coding sequence ATGATTCATACACATTACAACAAGGCTGTTCATAGTATTGATAAAGTTAAACATCATACTACGCCTTTGTTTACTGCCTTAAAAAAATACGAAAATGAACAAGTAACGAGCTTTGACGTTCCTGGTCATAAACGCGGGCTTGACCCCGATTATGCACTGAATTATTACGGTTTGCGCACGTTACGACACGATGTGAATTCAATGCCGACACTGGATAACTTTGATCATCCGACAAGTGTTATACATGATGCACAAGCATTAATGGCGGACTTATTTTTAGCTGAGGAAGCGCACTTTCTCTTAAACGGGACAACGTCTGGTATTCAGGCGATGATTCTTTCTACGCTTAAACCGAAAGATAAATTACTGCTCCCGAGAAACGTGCATAAATCCGTACTTAACGCGATGGCACTTGCTGATGTAACGCCAGTATACATGGTACCTGAATTCGATACTGAATACGGTATCGCACATAATATAAGCGTTGAAACTGTTCGTAAAACTATTACTGAGCACCCTGACGCGAAAGCACTATTCATTATGAATCCAACTTATTTCGGTGCTGTAAGTGATTTAAAGGAAATTGTGGACATTGCACATAATGCCGGCATACCCGTACTCGTCGATGAAGCACACGGTGCACATTACCGCTTCTCAGAACACTTGCCACTTTCAAGTATGGAAGCTGGTGCTGATATGGCAGCGACAAGTTTACACAAAACGGGCGGGTCATTCACACAGACGAGTGTTCTATTGTTTAACAGTAAACTGATCAACAAGCATAAAGTAAAAAGCATCATCAATATGCTGACATCAACATCAGCATCATTTTTATTAATGTCTTCACTCGACATCGCTCGTCAACATCTAGCGCTGTACGGTGAAGAGAAAATTAACAACGTGCTTGCACTCGTACAGTCATTTAAACAGAAGATTAATAAAATTCCAGGCTTCTATATGTTAGAGCAGGAAAAGTTTCACACGAAATATAAACAGCAGCTGGACGAAACGAAACTGACGATATATATCGATCATCGCCTAGATTTATCAGGCTTTGAAGTTTATCACCTTCTGCGTAGCGACTATGATATTCAGATGGAACTCGCGGAACCGAATATCGTCATGGGTATCGTTTCATTTATGGATAATGAACATGAACTCAACAAATTATACGATGCACTGACTAATATTAGTCATCATCACTTTAAACCAGATAAACCTTTCGTACCGCCGATTTTAAAGCAAATGTCGATTCCGATGCAGAAGATGGGATTACGTGATGTATTCTACTCTGAAACGAAAGTTGTGCAGATTGAAGATGCTTTAAACGAAGTATGTGCTGAAAGTTTAATGATTTATCCGCCAGGTATTCCGATACTGATGGCCGGTGAAATGATTACTCAGGAAGTCATCGACTACTGGAAATTTATAAACGACCAGCCCATCATTAAAATTGGCGCTGAAAATAATAATGAAGTATTTATTATTGATAAAAAGGGAGATAATTAA
- the speD gene encoding adenosylmethionine decarboxylase, producing MKLTTLGRHVLIEYYNCDKEILKDHDKVEVIMNEAARVSGATIVESCFHTFNPYGVSGAVIISESHLTIHTWPEYGYASVDVFTCGDTVDPWRAEDFLQKALKAELSDSYEIGRGMADKIHKYSKGEIVVESFKPVEVEVK from the coding sequence ATGAAATTAACAACACTTGGAAGACACGTTTTAATCGAATATTATAACTGCGACAAAGAAATCTTAAAAGACCATGATAAAGTAGAAGTAATCATGAACGAAGCTGCACGTGTAAGTGGCGCTACAATCGTTGAAAGCTGTTTCCACACATTCAACCCATACGGTGTAAGTGGTGCAGTTATCATTTCTGAATCACATTTAACAATCCACACATGGCCTGAATATGGTTATGCATCAGTTGATGTATTCACATGTGGAGATACAGTTGATCCTTGGCGTGCTGAAGATTTCTTACAAAAAGCTTTAAAAGCTGAGTTATCAGATTCATATGAAATCGGTCGCGGTATGGCAGATAAAATCCACAAATATTCTAAAGGTGAAATCGTAGTAGAATCATTCAAACCTGTTGAAGTAGAAGTTAAATAA
- the speE gene encoding polyamine aminopropyltransferase — protein sequence MLDLWYTENHTDNVRFSIKTNKHIHSETSPFQQIDFFESEEFGTFFTLDGLMMVNEKDEFVYHDMITHVAMATNPNIKKVLVIGGGDGGTVRELTRYASIEQIDMVEIDERVVRLSQEYLPITAGKLTDPRVTLLFEDGLAYVKNKEDGYYDLILVDSTDPIGPGEGLFSHDFYNNCFRVLTDDGILINQHESPYYPSYAHEMKRAHSKIKGLFPITRVYQFHMPTYPSGHWLFGFASKKFDPLKDADLDAWNALGLKTKYYNTDIHAGAFALPTFVKEMLNDATE from the coding sequence ATGTTAGATCTTTGGTATACAGAAAATCATACAGATAACGTACGCTTTTCAATTAAAACGAATAAACATATCCATTCAGAAACTTCTCCATTCCAGCAAATTGATTTCTTCGAATCAGAAGAATTTGGTACGTTCTTTACGTTGGATGGATTAATGATGGTAAATGAAAAGGATGAGTTTGTGTATCACGATATGATTACACACGTTGCAATGGCAACAAACCCTAACATTAAGAAAGTACTCGTTATCGGTGGCGGCGATGGTGGTACAGTACGTGAACTTACACGTTATGCATCAATCGAACAAATCGATATGGTTGAAATTGATGAGCGTGTTGTACGTTTATCTCAGGAGTATCTTCCGATTACAGCAGGTAAACTTACAGATCCACGTGTTACTTTATTATTCGAAGACGGTTTAGCATATGTTAAGAATAAAGAAGATGGTTACTACGATTTAATTTTAGTAGATTCTACTGATCCTATCGGTCCTGGTGAAGGTTTGTTCTCACATGACTTCTATAACAACTGTTTCCGAGTGTTAACAGATGACGGTATTTTAATTAACCAGCATGAATCACCTTATTATCCAAGTTACGCACATGAAATGAAGCGTGCACATTCTAAAATTAAAGGATTATTCCCGATTACACGTGTATACCAGTTCCATATGCCAACTTACCCATCAGGTCACTGGTTATTCGGATTTGCATCTAAAAAGTTCGACCCATTAAAAGATGCTGATCTGGATGCATGGAACGCACTTGGCTTAAAAACAAAATACTATAACACAGATATTCATGCAGGTGCATTCGCCCTTCCAACATTCGTTAAGGAGATGCTGAATGATGCAACCGAATAA